CCTTCCCAGGTATTGGTACCGGAGTCAGCACCGACCGGCTTGCCGAGATGCGTGGTTTTTTCCGGATCGATCAACGTTTCCTTGTCCGAACCCATTGACCATGCACGCCAGGCCTGTTTGCCGTCCGCGATATTGTAGGCTGTCAATGAGCCGCGAACACCAAATTCACCGCCGGAAATACCGACAATGACCTTGTCTTTCACAACCATTGGCGCTGAGGTTCCAGACTCGCCCTTGCTGCCGTCTATTACTTCAGCGTTCTTGACCGACCATGCGACCTTGCCTGTCTTTGCGTCGAGAGCAACGAGCGTCGTATCCGCCTGGTAGAGGAATATCTTGCCATCGCCGTAGGCGACGCCACGATTGACTGTATCGCAGCACATGATTGGAATAACGTTTGGATCCTGCTTGGGCTCATACCTCCAGAGGATCTTGCCGTCATTGTTCAGATCGAGTGCATACACCGTATTTGGAAAAGGCGCATGGACATACATCACATCGCCGACGATGAGAGGGCCTCCTTCATGGCCGCGTAGCACACCGGTCGAAAACGTCCAGGCAACCTGAAGGTTCTTGACGTTGTCCTTGGTGATCTTGTTGAGTTTGGAGTACCGGGTATTGGCATAATCGCCAGTCTGAATCGCCCAGTTTTTTGAATCAGAGATCAATCCCTGTACGTCATCATTGGCTAAGGCTCCACCCGCCAATGAGAACGACATGGCCGTCGTAGCCAATGCAATTCCCATTAAATTCTTGTGTACACGCATTTTGAGTCCTCCCTAAGTTCACATTTATGAACCATCGGACGAATCCGTTTCAGTAGCGGGCTCGCTCCATTAGCTCACGCAAATGGGGAAGTATTTCCGGCAGCGTGTCACGACAAAGCCAGGCGCGCAGAGGGCACCGTTACTGCCCACCTCGCTTGGCCTACGAAGACTGTCACCACTCCCTTGACGGCAACGTCCTTGAAGCCGGAAACAAGTGGACGATAGGAGAAAGAAATGCATTACGCAAGCACGATTATCAATTTATATTTGCTGCATTGCAATATACTATTTTTGCAATGCAGTAAGTAGCCGCATTAATTGACATATTCTGTCAAACGCCGCTGTCACATAATTTGATACTTTGATCCGCATTAATATTTGCCAATCAATATTATTTTTTGCTATCTACTTATAAAATGTATATTTTAACTGGATGAAAGCGAGATATCTCATGATCACGCCAAAAATCGCGAATATTGCCTTGTTAGCAACTGCAGCAATTGCGACCCCTTTGCCGGCGAAGGCTGCGTCAGATTACCCCACTTCGACGCTTGCCGAATACGTCTACGGGTGCATGAAAGCCAATGGTGAGAACCGCGATATGCTTCAACGCTGCTCCTGTTCGATCGATGTGATTGCCTCCGTTGTAACCTATGACCACTACGTGGCTGCAGAAACTTTCAAACAGATGGGACAGGTCCCTGGGGAGAACGGTGTGCTCTTCCGCGAAAGCGCTCCGGCCAAGGCTGCAACAAGCGAGTTGAAGCGCGCCCAGGCCGAGGCCGATATGCGGTGTTTCTAGAAGGTTGTCGGGCCAGGATCAAAGACTCGACGATTCCAGCGGCCATTCGTCCTGGAATTTCTTGCCTTTCGTGTCCGCTGCCTCGACCTTGACATCCTCGCCAGGCTTGGCATCGAATTCGAACCGGAAGTTCGGATCCTCCGAAATTGATATCCCGCCCTCCATGGACATGATCAGGCGATCGCCTTGCGAGACCGTAAGTCCCTGAATGAAATGCGGGGGAATATAGTAGCGGGTGATCTGGTCCATCTGCAGGCCGGAATTGTTGGGATGGCGTATCATCAGCTGCATCTCGGTTGCGCGTGTCATCGGCTCGGTGCCGGGTGCGTTGGTGGGGAACACCCGCAGTTTCATTTTCCCGAGCGAAGCCATCGCCTCAGCCTGGTTTTTCATCGCAGGCGCGGAGCAGCCTCCTGACGCTTTCACGAACGTCTCCGTCATATGAAGCTTGCCGTCTTCCGTCTCCGCTATCGCCCTGACATAGGAATAGGCATTGACCCGCAACCGTGTTGCAAGATGGGTTACGCCCGCATCCTTTCCGAATGTGAACACGGCGGCGACAGGCGCCGGATTTTCATCGACGATCAATGTGACAGCCTTGATCCGACCGGTCTTTGCATCGGTTTTGAAATGCAGATCAACGGGGACGATGGCTGCGTCTTCAGCACGTTTCGGGGCTTCGATGGAGATAATGTTATCGGCAGGCCCGATCACCTTCTGGCCGAATACGTCACCTTTCAAACCATTCCAGGTAGTGCTTGCCGGAACGCTCGTATCCTGCGCACCAGCATTCATGGAAACCGCAGTTCCAAGCAGTGTCAAAAGAACGACCGCAACTATCCGGCTGCG
The Phyllobacterium zundukense DNA segment above includes these coding regions:
- a CDS encoding quinoprotein dehydrogenase-associated SoxYZ-like carrier, whose amino-acid sequence is MTINSINRRSRIVAVVLLTLLGTAVSMNAGAQDTSVPASTTWNGLKGDVFGQKVIGPADNIISIEAPKRAEDAAIVPVDLHFKTDAKTGRIKAVTLIVDENPAPVAAVFTFGKDAGVTHLATRLRVNAYSYVRAIAETEDGKLHMTETFVKASGGCSAPAMKNQAEAMASLGKMKLRVFPTNAPGTEPMTRATEMQLMIRHPNNSGLQMDQITRYYIPPHFIQGLTVSQGDRLIMSMEGGISISEDPNFRFEFDAKPGEDVKVEAADTKGKKFQDEWPLESSSL